A window of the Cellvibrio sp. pealriver genome harbors these coding sequences:
- a CDS encoding LysR family transcriptional regulator, whose product MRYTLRQLEIFVAIARTGNVSRAAEEVSLSQSAASTALAELERQFDCQLFDRNGKLLKLNALGKSLLPVASSLLTQAAEIEHLLEGKSSLGDLSVGATLTIGNYLAIMIISEFMQNHLDCHIALQVKNTQSILQQIAGYELDLGLIEGSCHHPELQAETWIEDELVVFCSPSHPLANQDIASIEALLSATWILREQGSGTRETFDQALRHHLPELKIRLELEHTEAIKRAVESGLGVGCVSRLAVRDAFRRGSLVEVKTPMLDLRRQFMFVWHKNRYQTPAMIAFLEYCRSLTANIQRSDQIHLTTTI is encoded by the coding sequence CATCGCCCGCACCGGTAACGTTTCCCGTGCCGCAGAAGAGGTTTCCCTCTCCCAATCCGCTGCCAGTACCGCACTGGCGGAACTTGAGCGGCAATTCGATTGCCAATTGTTTGATCGCAATGGCAAGTTGCTGAAGCTCAATGCACTGGGTAAATCACTGCTGCCCGTCGCCAGTAGCCTGTTGACCCAGGCTGCAGAAATTGAGCATTTACTGGAAGGGAAATCATCGCTCGGAGATTTAAGCGTAGGGGCGACACTGACGATCGGGAATTATCTGGCGATCATGATCATCAGCGAATTTATGCAGAACCATCTGGATTGCCATATCGCGCTACAAGTAAAAAATACCCAATCGATTTTGCAGCAGATCGCGGGTTACGAATTGGATTTAGGACTTATTGAAGGCAGCTGCCATCATCCTGAATTGCAGGCCGAGACCTGGATTGAGGATGAACTTGTTGTGTTCTGCTCGCCCTCACATCCGCTAGCAAATCAGGATATCGCGAGTATTGAAGCACTATTATCGGCTACCTGGATTTTGCGCGAACAGGGTTCAGGCACACGTGAAACTTTCGATCAGGCATTACGACATCATCTACCGGAATTAAAAATTCGCCTGGAGCTCGAACATACCGAGGCAATCAAGCGCGCGGTTGAATCAGGCCTTGGTGTTGGCTGTGTATCCCGCCTTGCAGTTCGCGATGCATTCCGGCGCGGTAGTTTGGTTGAAGTGAAAACGCCCATGCTCGATTTGCGCAGGCAATTTATGTTTGTCTGGCATAAAAACCGCTATCAAACGCCAGCCATGATTGCGTTTTTAGAATATTGCCGTTCACTGACTGCCAATATTCAACGCAGTGACCAAATACATTTAACTACCACGATATAA
- a CDS encoding electron transfer flavoprotein-ubiquinone oxidoreductase: MTQRDQMHYDVVIVGTGPAGLSAAIRLKQLAAKKSQELSVCVLEKGADIGAHIVSGAVIDPIALNELIPDWKNKNAPITTPVKQDQFLWLSEKTHFNIPSALLPPLMNNHGNYIVSLGQVCRWLGSQAEELGVDLFPGFNGSEILYADDGSVKGVITGDMGIARDGSQKNTFSAGIELHARYTLIAEGTRGSLAKSLEQKFNLRANAEPQKYGLGFKEIWSIDPAHHNEGAVLHTQGWPLDNRTGGGGFLYHLADNKIALGFVVHLNYQNPYLNPFEEFQRFKTHPAIKPLLENAKRLSYGARTINEGGVQSLPELVFPGGALIGCSAGFVNVPKIKGSHNAMKSGMLAADAIIDAFAQEQYEPLLKSYPEKIRASWLWKDLYAVRNIKPAISAWGNIAGTLYAGMDLWLHSLGLKLPWTLQHHKADHECLIAAEKATRIHYPAADGKITFDRLSSIYLSNLSHDEDQPVHLQLTNQQIPIDYNLSIYDAPEQRYCPAGVYEIIEKDSVTQLQINAANCVHCKACDIKDPTQNIRWVPPQGGSGPYYEAM, encoded by the coding sequence ATGACCCAACGCGATCAAATGCACTACGATGTTGTCATTGTTGGCACAGGCCCGGCAGGACTTTCCGCCGCTATACGTTTAAAACAACTTGCAGCGAAAAAATCGCAAGAGCTGAGTGTATGCGTTTTGGAGAAAGGCGCAGACATTGGGGCGCATATAGTATCGGGTGCCGTGATTGATCCTATCGCACTCAATGAATTAATTCCGGATTGGAAAAACAAAAACGCCCCAATTACAACACCGGTCAAACAAGATCAATTTTTATGGCTGTCTGAAAAAACACATTTCAATATTCCCTCTGCACTTTTACCTCCATTAATGAACAACCATGGCAATTATATTGTGAGCCTTGGACAGGTATGCCGTTGGTTGGGTAGCCAGGCAGAAGAACTGGGTGTGGATTTGTTTCCCGGATTTAATGGCAGTGAAATTCTGTACGCTGATGACGGTAGCGTGAAAGGTGTCATTACCGGCGATATGGGCATCGCACGCGATGGAAGCCAGAAAAATACCTTCTCTGCCGGTATTGAATTACATGCACGCTATACATTAATTGCTGAAGGCACTCGCGGTTCACTCGCAAAATCGCTGGAACAAAAATTTAATCTACGTGCGAACGCTGAACCGCAAAAATACGGATTGGGCTTTAAAGAAATATGGAGTATTGATCCCGCACACCACAACGAAGGGGCTGTATTACATACGCAGGGCTGGCCACTGGATAACCGCACCGGAGGTGGTGGATTTTTATATCACCTGGCAGACAACAAAATCGCGCTTGGATTTGTAGTGCATTTGAATTACCAAAATCCTTACTTAAATCCGTTTGAAGAATTTCAACGATTCAAAACCCATCCAGCCATAAAACCCTTATTGGAAAACGCAAAACGGCTTTCTTATGGCGCTCGTACAATTAATGAAGGCGGTGTGCAATCACTGCCCGAACTGGTGTTTCCCGGGGGGGCACTGATTGGATGCTCAGCAGGTTTTGTAAATGTTCCTAAAATTAAAGGCTCTCACAATGCAATGAAATCTGGAATGCTTGCGGCAGACGCTATTATCGATGCATTTGCACAAGAACAATACGAACCGCTCCTGAAAAGTTACCCTGAAAAAATTCGCGCATCATGGCTCTGGAAAGATTTATATGCGGTACGCAATATCAAGCCCGCTATATCAGCATGGGGCAATATTGCCGGGACATTATATGCTGGTATGGATTTGTGGCTGCATTCTTTGGGCTTAAAACTGCCCTGGACATTGCAACACCACAAAGCAGATCACGAATGTTTAATTGCCGCAGAAAAGGCGACGCGAATTCATTATCCTGCTGCGGATGGTAAAATTACGTTTGATCGTTTGTCGTCAATTTATTTATCGAATCTTTCCCATGACGAGGATCAACCTGTCCATCTACAACTGACAAACCAACAAATACCGATAGATTACAACCTGTCAATCTATGATGCGCCAGAACAGCGGTATTGCCCCGCTGGGGTATATGAAATTATTGAAAAAGACAGCGTTACACAACTACAAATCAATGCAGCCAACTGCGTTCACTGCAAAGCCTGTGACATTAAAGATCCAACACAGAATATTCGGTGGGTGCCTCCGCAAGGAGGCAGTGGCCCTTATTACGAAGCAATGTAA
- the msrA gene encoding peptide-methionine (S)-S-oxide reductase MsrA, producing MAFSFTKLQMPDPADALKGREDELIVENRHAVKNVPIKAPFPEGSEKILFGLGCFWGAERKFWQQPGVYTTAVGYSAGYTPNPTYEEVCSGLTGHNEVVLVVFDPNATSLEKLLKVFWESHNPTQGMRQGNDRGTQYRSGIYYFNDAQRELAEQTKTAYQSALNEKNIGEITTEILPASAFYYAETYHQQYLHKNPGGYCGLGGTGVCYADGA from the coding sequence ATGGCTTTTTCGTTCACAAAACTACAAATGCCCGACCCGGCTGATGCACTCAAAGGGCGGGAGGATGAATTAATTGTTGAAAACCGCCATGCGGTAAAAAATGTTCCAATCAAAGCTCCTTTTCCAGAGGGCAGTGAAAAAATCCTGTTCGGTTTAGGGTGTTTTTGGGGCGCTGAGAGAAAATTTTGGCAGCAACCAGGCGTTTACACGACAGCTGTCGGTTATTCGGCAGGCTACACACCTAATCCAACGTATGAAGAGGTGTGCAGTGGTTTAACCGGGCACAATGAAGTTGTGCTAGTGGTGTTTGATCCTAACGCAACGTCGCTGGAAAAATTATTAAAAGTATTTTGGGAATCGCATAATCCAACTCAGGGAATGCGCCAGGGTAATGACCGTGGCACCCAGTATCGCTCGGGTATTTATTATTTTAACGATGCACAACGCGAATTGGCTGAACAGACAAAAACGGCTTATCAGTCAGCATTGAATGAAAAGAATATCGGAGAGATAACCACTGAAATTTTACCCGCCAGCGCATTCTATTATGCAGAAACCTATCACCAACAATACCTGCATAAAAATCCGGGGGGGTACTGCGGGTTGGGCGGCACGGGTGTTTGTTATGCTGACGGCGCTTAG
- the sohB gene encoding protease SohB, producing MEFLSEYGLFLAKTLTFVIAVFVIVSLAVSMGGRTKKSDKGHIEVAKLNEKFDHLRDSLRDAMLDDDEYKEFEKAEKKRLKEEKAQKKKAAKEMAKTKVEDTSSAESEPSAKKRIFVLDFYGDIKASEVESLREEITTVLTLAKPTDEIVVKVESGGGMVHSYGLASSQLVRITNKKIPLTVCVDKVAASGGYMMACVADKIVAAPFAILGSIGVLAQLPNFHKLLKKNDIDYEMFTAGEYKRTVTMFGENTEKGRAKFVEELEDTHVLFKEFVSSHRPQVDVEKVATGEVWFGSRAKDVNLIDELQTSDEYLFAQAESADIYEVEFTYKKTLPEKLGFAAQAAVDRLLMTWWERLNISRWF from the coding sequence TTGGAATTTTTATCAGAATACGGTTTGTTTCTTGCGAAAACGCTGACATTTGTTATTGCTGTTTTTGTCATTGTTAGTCTAGCAGTCTCTATGGGTGGCCGTACAAAAAAGTCAGATAAAGGCCACATCGAGGTTGCGAAACTCAATGAAAAATTTGATCATCTACGCGATTCATTGCGCGATGCCATGCTTGACGATGATGAATACAAAGAGTTTGAAAAAGCAGAAAAAAAGCGTTTAAAAGAAGAAAAAGCGCAAAAGAAAAAAGCCGCTAAAGAGATGGCCAAAACAAAAGTAGAAGACACTTCTAGTGCTGAATCTGAACCATCAGCAAAAAAACGTATCTTTGTGCTGGATTTTTATGGAGATATTAAAGCATCTGAAGTGGAATCCTTGCGCGAGGAAATTACCACTGTTCTCACACTAGCCAAGCCTACGGATGAAATTGTGGTAAAAGTAGAAAGTGGTGGCGGCATGGTTCACAGTTATGGTTTAGCTTCTAGTCAGCTGGTGCGCATCACCAATAAGAAAATTCCATTAACCGTTTGCGTGGACAAAGTGGCAGCCAGTGGCGGCTATATGATGGCCTGTGTTGCCGATAAAATCGTAGCGGCTCCCTTTGCTATTCTTGGATCTATAGGCGTACTAGCCCAACTGCCCAACTTTCATAAGTTGCTTAAGAAAAACGATATTGATTATGAAATGTTTACGGCAGGTGAATACAAGCGCACTGTCACTATGTTTGGTGAAAATACTGAAAAGGGGCGCGCCAAATTTGTAGAAGAGCTTGAAGATACCCATGTATTGTTCAAGGAATTTGTCAGCAGCCATCGCCCGCAAGTTGATGTAGAAAAAGTTGCGACTGGTGAAGTATGGTTCGGCTCCAGAGCCAAAGACGTTAACTTGATTGATGAACTTCAAACAAGTGATGAATATTTATTTGCCCAGGCAGAGTCTGCCGATATTTACGAAGTTGAGTTTACCTACAAAAAGACCTTACCCGAAAAATTAGGCTTTGCGGCACAAGCGGCGGTAGATAGGTTGTTAATGACGTGGTGGGAACGGCTCAATATAAGCCGCTGGTTTTAG
- the nudC gene encoding NAD(+) diphosphatase: MSSRFSLASFEFHASSVVPATHRDRRFILVAITEQYRCTQLLCDSNSMLCIVDQSSFEVLSESIISEHYLGVLNGDDLWVRVVANIALPTGFQWLGLRSQLELLSPDFFQLAGRALQIAQWFYDHRFCGCCGKPTQEDTIDRAKVCHACNLRFYPRISPCMIVLVTRGEQILLAHHKRATRIVYSTLAGFVEAGESVEECVRREVLEEVGLQVGEVRYFCSQPWPFPSQLMLGFFAEYEAGEIQIDPTEIVDAKWFRYDQLPQIPAGASVAGQLIADYVARIQRASTT; encoded by the coding sequence ATGTCTTCCCGCTTTTCCCTCGCGTCATTTGAGTTTCATGCCTCATCAGTGGTGCCGGCTACTCACCGTGACCGGCGCTTTATTTTGGTGGCGATAACAGAACAGTATCGCTGTACCCAATTATTATGCGACAGCAACAGTATGCTGTGTATTGTCGATCAAAGCTCTTTTGAAGTGCTCTCTGAATCGATAATCAGCGAACATTATCTGGGTGTGCTGAATGGCGATGACTTATGGGTAAGGGTGGTGGCAAACATCGCTTTACCCACTGGTTTTCAATGGCTTGGGTTGCGCTCCCAGCTGGAATTACTGTCTCCTGATTTCTTCCAATTGGCTGGACGTGCATTGCAAATTGCGCAATGGTTTTATGATCATCGCTTTTGTGGATGTTGTGGAAAACCAACACAGGAAGATACGATTGATCGTGCAAAGGTCTGTCATGCTTGCAATCTGCGCTTTTACCCCCGCATATCGCCCTGTATGATCGTGCTGGTTACGCGTGGAGAACAGATATTACTCGCTCACCACAAACGTGCAACGCGGATTGTATACTCAACATTGGCCGGTTTTGTCGAAGCAGGTGAGAGCGTTGAGGAATGTGTCCGACGTGAGGTTCTGGAAGAAGTTGGTTTACAGGTTGGCGAGGTTCGTTATTTTTGCAGCCAACCTTGGCCGTTTCCGAGCCAATTAATGCTGGGCTTTTTTGCTGAATATGAAGCAGGCGAGATTCAAATAGATCCAACCGAAATTGTGGATGCGAAATGGTTCCGTTACGATCAGTTGCCTCAGATACCCGCAGGCGCTAGTGTAGCAGGACAATTGATTGCTGATTATGTCGCCCGCATTCAACGCGCCTCCACAACATAA
- the dnaQ gene encoding DNA polymerase III subunit epsilon has protein sequence MRQIVLDTETTGLETSQGHRIIEIGCVELMNRRLTGRHYHQYINPEREIDAGAQAVHGISNAMLEDKPVFARIADEFLQFVGDAELIIHNAAFDIGFINYELNLLRPGFGSITDRCHVVDTLLMARAKHPGQKNNLDALCKRYGVDNSQRELHGALLDAEILADVYLLMTGGQTALSLGGNQSKEDGTEGQNEIRRLAPDRKPLPVVLANEEELVAHEQKLAAIAKSSGDNCVWLR, from the coding sequence ATGCGTCAAATTGTTCTGGATACTGAAACTACCGGTCTTGAGACATCCCAAGGTCACAGAATTATCGAAATCGGCTGCGTTGAGTTAATGAATCGCCGTCTCACGGGTAGGCACTATCATCAGTATATAAATCCAGAACGGGAAATAGACGCAGGCGCGCAAGCGGTGCATGGAATCAGTAATGCAATGCTGGAAGATAAACCCGTGTTTGCACGTATTGCAGATGAATTTTTGCAGTTTGTGGGCGATGCAGAATTGATTATTCACAATGCCGCGTTTGATATCGGCTTTATCAATTACGAACTCAATTTACTGCGGCCGGGATTTGGCAGCATTACTGATCGCTGTCATGTCGTCGATACGCTTTTGATGGCAAGAGCCAAGCACCCGGGCCAGAAAAATAACCTCGATGCATTGTGTAAGCGTTACGGTGTTGATAACTCCCAACGAGAGCTGCACGGCGCATTACTCGATGCCGAAATCTTGGCTGATGTTTACTTATTGATGACGGGAGGCCAAACAGCGCTTTCACTGGGTGGCAACCAATCAAAAGAAGATGGTACCGAAGGGCAAAATGAGATACGGCGTCTTGCTCCTGACCGCAAACCTTTACCGGTTGTGTTGGCGAATGAAGAGGAACTGGTCGCACATGAACAAAAACTCGCCGCAATCGCCAAAAGTAGTGGCGATAATTGTGTCTGGTTGCGATGA
- a CDS encoding methyltransferase domain-containing protein: MHRKLVKTPHRLWIRIAALVRKRFGVLPMRESVEDLSHWFETPLGQALLKEEQEAVDDGLQCVFGYHLLQLGISGKLNLTASSRISHHFILHPRVEENSKLGALADFNHLPLASESIDAVVLHHSLDYSQSPHHLLREVSRTIIPRGHIIIIGFNPFSLWGICASLARIVTSKPRWRFQYLRLGRLLDWLKLVDMEPIAIYRGFFRPPLAQERAIKHLHWLEPWGKRLHLPWGGFYMVVARKDHIPLMPIKPKWQRYRPLRGLAVTRILGPAPSANIGMRSWLLR, from the coding sequence ATGCATCGCAAGCTAGTCAAAACACCACATCGCTTGTGGATTCGCATTGCAGCACTCGTGCGAAAGCGCTTTGGTGTTCTGCCTATGCGGGAGTCGGTTGAGGATCTCAGTCACTGGTTTGAAACCCCTCTTGGGCAGGCGTTGCTGAAAGAGGAGCAGGAGGCGGTAGATGATGGTCTACAATGTGTTTTTGGCTATCACTTGCTGCAGTTGGGTATTAGTGGAAAACTCAATTTGACGGCATCAAGCCGTATTTCACACCACTTTATATTGCACCCGCGCGTAGAGGAAAATTCAAAGCTGGGAGCACTTGCTGATTTTAACCATCTGCCCTTGGCATCCGAGTCGATTGATGCTGTTGTTTTGCATCACAGTCTGGATTACAGCCAAAGCCCACATCATTTGTTGCGTGAGGTTAGCCGAACTATCATTCCGCGTGGCCACATCATTATCATTGGATTTAACCCCTTTAGTTTATGGGGAATTTGCGCAAGTCTGGCTCGCATAGTCACATCAAAACCACGATGGCGATTCCAATATCTTCGCCTCGGGCGATTACTGGATTGGCTTAAGTTAGTCGATATGGAGCCAATTGCTATTTACAGGGGCTTTTTTCGCCCCCCCTTGGCTCAAGAGCGTGCCATCAAACATTTGCATTGGCTTGAACCCTGGGGTAAAAGGCTGCACTTGCCTTGGGGGGGATTTTATATGGTGGTTGCACGTAAAGATCATATTCCTCTCATGCCAATCAAACCAAAGTGGCAACGTTATCGCCCTCTGCGGGGGCTTGCAGTAACCCGAATTCTCGGGCCAGCACCCAGTGCGAATATTGGCATGCGTTCATGGCTTTTGCGTTAA
- the gloB gene encoding hydroxyacylglutathione hydrolase translates to MTTITPIPALDSNYFWIIRPDVNDSTVYVVDPGDTAAVIHYLDKHQLELAGILITHRHRDHTQGIAGLLEYRNVPVYGPQVESIPWVTHSLYGGDQITLKGVEFTVLAVPGHTWEHIAYFAHREETPLLFCGDALFAGGCGRRFDGTADIMWESLMKLASLPDNTLVYCAHEYTEANLEFALAVEPDNKELELRLTEVKHLRLQHAITLPSTISVEKRTNPFLRCQQTGIKSFVENRLGQKCSAAADVFGGLRLIKDYWPNPIK, encoded by the coding sequence GTGACCACTATTACCCCGATACCTGCACTGGATAGCAATTACTTCTGGATAATTCGCCCTGATGTAAATGACAGCACTGTGTATGTAGTCGATCCTGGTGATACTGCAGCCGTTATCCATTATTTGGATAAACATCAATTAGAGTTAGCAGGAATATTGATTACTCATCGCCACCGCGATCATACCCAGGGTATCGCTGGGCTACTGGAATACAGGAATGTGCCTGTCTATGGCCCACAAGTGGAATCCATACCTTGGGTTACCCACAGCCTATATGGAGGGGATCAAATTACACTCAAGGGTGTAGAGTTCACCGTACTCGCCGTTCCGGGGCACACCTGGGAACATATTGCCTACTTTGCTCACCGTGAAGAAACACCGCTTTTATTCTGTGGCGATGCGCTTTTTGCCGGCGGCTGCGGGCGAAGGTTTGATGGCACGGCTGACATTATGTGGGAATCACTCATGAAGCTGGCATCGCTTCCTGATAACACCCTTGTTTATTGTGCGCATGAATATACGGAGGCAAATCTCGAATTTGCTCTCGCGGTTGAGCCTGATAACAAAGAGCTGGAGCTGCGCCTGACAGAGGTTAAACATTTGCGGTTACAGCACGCAATAACACTTCCCTCGACTATTTCGGTGGAAAAACGAACAAATCCATTTTTGCGCTGTCAACAAACTGGCATCAAAAGCTTCGTAGAAAACAGGCTTGGACAGAAATGCTCGGCAGCGGCAGATGTCTTCGGGGGGCTTCGTTTAATCAAAGATTACTGGCCCAACCCGATCAAATAA
- a CDS encoding LysM peptidoglycan-binding domain-containing protein, translated as MKPQNRSLLLPFCLCLSLLLMLAGCSSLNNPKEPVADAIPADVQHVEPEESPLGAKLREHTGDYGNLWDEITDGYNFPEISDAKVDKNLRWLSNNQRYLDRVTEQSKPYLYYVANELRENGLPMELALLPIVESAYDPFASSPSKALGVWQFMPHTGRNFGLKQNHWYDGRRDIVASTDAAVRYLKRLNTMFDGDWLLTIAAYNAGEGTIRRAIQRNRKQGKGTDFWSLPLSQQTQSYVPQLLALSKVIANPEKYDLELTEIPNNPYFTTVNVSSPIDLAQAARMADINPKDLRNLNAGYNKWITDPTGPHQLLVPVADAAQFTLSLDKLPKITPIQVAGDYKVKSGDTLGAIAKRFGTSVAAIQSANNLKNTQLKIGQSLSIPGQAPMDSPYAIQAEQEIAQRKQKNTGTYYTVASGDSFWTIARKNKTTVNNLLKWNELSANAKLKPGQKLLVLNKTTEQKDGNKITYQIKSGDTLHKIANKFDVSKKDILSWNKVKNESYIHPGQELTIYLSAKN; from the coding sequence ATGAAACCTCAAAACCGCTCCCTGCTGTTGCCCTTTTGTCTTTGTTTGTCGCTATTGCTCATGTTGGCCGGCTGTAGCAGCTTGAACAACCCTAAAGAGCCTGTTGCAGATGCCATACCTGCTGATGTCCAGCATGTAGAGCCGGAAGAAAGCCCCTTGGGAGCCAAACTACGCGAACATACCGGCGATTACGGCAACCTGTGGGACGAGATTACAGACGGGTACAATTTCCCGGAAATCAGTGACGCAAAAGTCGATAAAAATCTTCGCTGGCTCTCCAATAACCAACGCTATCTCGATCGGGTAACGGAACAAAGCAAACCCTATCTTTATTATGTTGCCAACGAGCTGCGTGAAAATGGCCTTCCGATGGAGCTCGCATTGCTTCCGATTGTCGAGAGCGCCTACGACCCCTTCGCTTCCTCACCGAGCAAAGCCTTGGGTGTCTGGCAATTTATGCCTCACACAGGCCGGAATTTTGGACTCAAACAAAATCACTGGTATGACGGTCGCCGCGACATAGTCGCTTCTACCGACGCAGCCGTTCGCTACCTCAAACGTTTGAATACGATGTTTGATGGTGATTGGTTATTGACTATTGCCGCTTACAACGCCGGAGAAGGAACTATCCGCCGTGCAATTCAACGCAATCGCAAACAGGGCAAAGGAACTGATTTTTGGTCGCTGCCCCTATCGCAACAGACCCAGTCATATGTTCCACAACTGTTAGCCTTGTCAAAAGTCATTGCGAATCCGGAAAAATATGACTTGGAACTGACAGAAATTCCCAATAATCCCTATTTCACTACTGTCAACGTAAGCTCACCTATTGATCTAGCCCAAGCCGCGCGTATGGCAGATATCAACCCCAAAGATCTTCGCAATCTTAACGCGGGTTACAATAAATGGATCACTGATCCAACAGGTCCACATCAATTGCTGGTTCCGGTGGCTGATGCAGCGCAATTCACACTCAGTCTGGATAAATTACCCAAGATCACACCGATTCAGGTCGCTGGCGATTACAAAGTAAAGTCTGGCGATACACTGGGTGCTATTGCGAAACGTTTCGGAACCAGCGTTGCAGCAATCCAATCCGCTAACAATTTGAAAAATACCCAACTGAAAATTGGTCAGAGTTTGAGCATTCCTGGACAAGCCCCTATGGATTCCCCATATGCAATCCAGGCTGAACAAGAAATTGCACAGCGTAAGCAAAAAAATACCGGCACTTATTACACTGTTGCATCAGGTGATAGCTTTTGGACAATTGCACGCAAGAATAAAACGACCGTCAATAATTTATTAAAATGGAATGAGTTGTCGGCAAATGCCAAATTAAAACCTGGGCAAAAATTACTAGTGCTCAACAAGACAACCGAACAAAAAGACGGCAACAAAATTACTTATCAGATCAAAAGCGGCGATACGCTACATAAAATCGCAAACAAATTTGATGTATCCAAAAAAGACATTTTGAGCTGGAACAAAGTGAAAAATGAAAGCTACATTCATCCCGGGCAAGAGCTAACGATTTATTTGAGTGCAAAAAACTAA
- the ttcA gene encoding tRNA 2-thiocytidine(32) synthetase TtcA, with protein MKELHERKDRLEFNKLQKRLRRLTGSAIVDYNMIEDGDKVMVCLSGGKDSYTMLDILMSLQKTAPISFELVAVNMDQKQPGFPEHVLPQYLEQVGVPYHIIERDTYSIVKEVVPEGKTTCGLCSRLRRGTLYGFADEIGATKIALGHHRDDIIETLFLNMFFGGKLKAMPPKLLSDDKRNIVIRPLSYCTEEDIAQFAEMKGFPIIPCNLCGSQENLQRQVVKEMLQQWEKQFPGRTETIFSAIRNVQPSQLADLNLFNFIDLEMNKTAQPDDVDDSCSITPQFKSSDSGVQYVDVLDIH; from the coding sequence ATGAAAGAGCTACACGAACGCAAAGATCGCCTCGAATTCAACAAGCTACAGAAACGTCTGCGCCGCCTTACGGGCTCAGCAATTGTTGATTACAACATGATCGAGGATGGCGATAAGGTGATGGTGTGCTTATCGGGTGGTAAAGACTCTTACACCATGCTGGATATTTTGATGAGTTTGCAAAAAACCGCCCCCATTTCATTTGAGTTGGTTGCGGTCAATATGGATCAAAAACAGCCCGGTTTTCCCGAACATGTTCTACCGCAATATCTGGAGCAGGTTGGGGTGCCGTACCATATTATCGAGCGCGATACTTACAGTATCGTCAAAGAGGTGGTTCCAGAAGGAAAAACGACTTGCGGACTTTGCTCACGTTTGCGTAGGGGGACTTTGTATGGTTTTGCTGATGAAATTGGCGCTACGAAAATTGCACTGGGGCACCACCGGGACGATATTATCGAAACCCTGTTTTTGAATATGTTCTTTGGCGGAAAACTAAAAGCAATGCCGCCGAAGTTGTTATCTGATGATAAGCGTAATATCGTTATTCGCCCGCTTAGTTATTGTACCGAAGAAGATATTGCACAATTTGCAGAAATGAAGGGGTTCCCCATAATCCCATGCAACCTGTGTGGCTCACAGGAGAATCTACAGCGTCAGGTAGTGAAGGAGATGCTCCAGCAATGGGAGAAACAATTTCCGGGGCGCACAGAGACTATCTTTTCGGCTATTCGTAACGTGCAACCATCGCAATTAGCTGATTTAAATCTGTTTAACTTTATTGATCTCGAAATGAATAAAACAGCGCAACCTGATGATGTGGATGACTCCTGCAGTATTACACCGCAGTTCAAATCTTCGGATTCTGGCGTGCAATATGTAGATGTTTTGGACATACATTGA